GCTGAAGAGCGCCTCGTGCCGGTCCGCGCGCCAGGCGTAGGACATACCCAGGACCCACAGGAAGGGGTAGACCAACCCCCCGAGCAGGATCCACGGCAGCGGGACGCCGATGACCTCGGTCCGTCGAGCCACTGGGAACAGCGCGAAGATCAGCGGAAGCGAGCCGAGCGTCAGCACCAGGATCGCGACGGTGCGCACCGCCAGACGCAGCTGCGCGCGCATCAGCGACTGCACGTAGACCTCGCCGACCGAGGATCCGGCATCGATCTCGGACGCGACTGTGGTGCTGCGCGGACGACCGGTCAGCGGCCTGGTCACCCGCACCCGACGCGGCGGATCGGACGGGGTCGGCACACTCATCTGAGGCTGCTCACAGCGGCTCCGGCAACTGCATCCGCAGCGCCTCGCGCACCTGCGCCGTGTGTCGCCGGCTGACCGGCAGCAGCACTCCCCCGACCACGACGCTGGCCCGTCCGTCCTCGACCCGCACCTGCTCGATGTAGCGACGCGCGACCAGCACCGAGCGGTGGATGCGCAGGAATCCGTGGGCGGCCCACCGCTGCTCCAGTGAGGTCAGTGGCAGTCGCACCAGGTGGCTGTCGGACGCCGTGTGCAACCGGGCGTAGTCGCCGTGCGCCTCGACGTACCGCACCTGGGAGCGCTGCACAAAACGGGTGACCCCGCCGAGCTCGACCGGGATGGTCTCGTCGGTATCACCGCCGCCAAGTTGACCGGACACCGCGCCGCCACTCACATCACTGCCTGTATCGCCACCTGTATCGCGAGCTTCGAGGGC
This portion of the Dermatophilaceae bacterium Sec6.4 genome encodes:
- a CDS encoding LytTR family DNA-binding domain-containing protein, whose protein sequence is MSATLRALVVDDEQPARAELAYLLRRDERVGEITVAGSAAQALRGLREDPVDTVFLDIAMPGLDGLELAAVLQQFREPPRVVFVTAHTEHAVEAFELAAVDYLLKPVREERLREAVRRALEARDTGGDTGSDVSGGAVSGQLGGGDTDETIPVELGGVTRFVQRSQVRYVEAHGDYARLHTASDSHLVRLPLTSLEQRWAAHGFLRIHRSVLVARRYIEQVRVEDGRASVVVGGVLLPVSRRHTAQVREALRMQLPEPL